The Pirellulales bacterium genome includes a window with the following:
- a CDS encoding SGNH/GDSL hydrolase family protein — translation MMTAAKRSKSSGVEPARSRRAFRWVAVGGALLISLLAAEIVLRVFDIRPERYAPPRWVGWNGYEFARIPGWGKGIYKNASRYESLGVKTGEHVPGTRFKVFYASNPRGYFDADNGLVYQINSQGLHGPEVSVAKPAGVIRVLGLGDSFTFGQGVREPDTFLRQLEGLLNQGHGGDARFEVLNAGVQGYNTRDEVVYFERQWLTFDPDLVIIQFYLNDAYSDYTFLNHGQTLGIYLEQSRAAKISRIADLAEYAYRNWRLQRNVASYYRAHYFRDARRFLNNPGDTSVDWQTSRDALARAAQLCRERHIDLVLVMFPELYQLRHYPFGEIHQLVADTAQSLGIPALDLLADFQRYDDRDLWVHPSDHHPNELAHAIAARRIAQWLASLHLPRRHAAASPAPETPSPAATPEAGS, via the coding sequence ATGATGACAGCAGCGAAACGTTCGAAGTCATCCGGCGTCGAGCCTGCGCGTTCGCGTCGCGCCTTTCGCTGGGTGGCCGTCGGCGGAGCGCTGCTAATCTCGCTGCTTGCGGCGGAGATCGTGCTGCGAGTATTCGACATTCGGCCGGAACGCTATGCACCGCCCCGTTGGGTCGGCTGGAATGGGTACGAGTTCGCGCGCATCCCGGGATGGGGGAAAGGCATCTATAAGAATGCCAGCCGCTATGAATCGCTGGGCGTCAAGACCGGAGAGCACGTGCCCGGCACGCGGTTCAAGGTGTTTTATGCGAGCAATCCGCGCGGCTATTTCGACGCCGATAACGGCCTCGTCTACCAGATCAATTCCCAAGGCCTGCACGGGCCCGAGGTTTCGGTCGCCAAGCCAGCCGGCGTGATCCGGGTGCTCGGACTGGGCGATTCGTTTACGTTTGGGCAAGGCGTGCGCGAGCCCGATACTTTCCTGCGCCAACTCGAGGGACTACTCAACCAGGGCCATGGCGGGGACGCCCGGTTCGAGGTGCTGAATGCCGGCGTTCAGGGCTACAACACCCGGGATGAAGTCGTCTATTTCGAGCGGCAGTGGCTGACGTTCGACCCAGATCTGGTGATCATCCAGTTCTATCTCAACGATGCTTATTCCGATTACACGTTTCTCAATCATGGCCAAACCCTGGGCATCTACCTGGAACAGAGCCGCGCCGCGAAGATCAGCCGCATCGCAGATCTGGCCGAGTACGCGTACCGGAACTGGCGGCTGCAACGCAATGTGGCCAGCTATTACCGTGCGCACTATTTCCGAGACGCCCGGCGGTTTCTCAACAACCCCGGCGACACGTCGGTCGACTGGCAGACCTCGCGCGATGCGCTTGCGCGTGCGGCCCAGTTGTGCCGCGAACGGCACATCGATCTGGTGCTGGTGATGTTTCCCGAGTTGTACCAACTGCGGCACTATCCGTTCGGCGAAATTCACCAATTGGTGGCCGACACGGCGCAATCGTTGGGCATTCCTGCGCTCGACCTGCTTGCCGATTTTCAGCGTTACGACGATCGCGATCTCTGGGTCCACCCTTCGGATCATCATCCCAACGAGCTGGCCCACGCGATTGCGGCCCGCCGTATCGCGCAGTGGCTCGCCTCGCTGCACCTGCCACGGCGCCACGCGGCAGCGTCGCCCGCGCCCGAGACGCCCAGCCCAGCCGCCACGCCCGAGGCCGGGTCATGA